The Armatimonadota bacterium nucleotide sequence AACCGTCCTTTTCTTCAAATGATATGTCCAACTCGCGGAGAATGTCTCCAACCGAAGATTCCAAAACAACCTTGTTGAAACCCTTGCCTCCACCCCAAATGCCGCCGCCAGGTGACAGCCTTTTCTCCATAATTACCACCTTTTTGTTCTGCTCCGCAAGTGTATAACCTGCGACCAGTCCGCTTGGACCCCCGCCCACAATTATGACATCCGACTCAAGAGAATTTCTCAGCACCTCGTAATAGTCTTGAATAATAAGGCGTGAAACATCTAAATCTGAAACCTTACCAATCATTTGCTTCCTCCTTGGTGTTTGATTGAAATTTATGCCAGGGGGATGCTAAGCGGACAACGAGAAACTCGTTTTTGAGGCCTTCGATTGAAGAGATCTCTCCGCTTCCCTACGCCGGCATTACCCGGATCAGGTTCAAAGGGACCTCCGCTTATGTCGGAGTCTCAGCTGCTCGGCAGCACCCCTAGCGGTTTTCTACTTTCAACTAGGATGATAACACGCAACAGGCCAGAATGTCAAGCTTTTTGATAACCCATTAAAATTTTAAATAGGCAAGCAGTTTTTATACTAGTAAAACCAAGCGGCAATATTACCGCTTGCCAAGCTTCTCAACAAGTTCAAAGTAATATAGCGCATTTTCAATAGGAACGTTATGAGGAATATGGTTACCCACTGCGATGAAAAACCCTGGGCATGGCTTCCCCAGGTTCATACATCTTTCAACCTCATTTCGGATTGCTTCCCTGTCGCCAAACGTGAGAATCCTGGTATCCACATTCCCAATGATAACCTTGGTCTGACCATATTTACGAACCACAACCTCAAGGTCGGTCAACGGCTCGAATATAAATCCATCAGCTCCTGCTTCGGCAATGTCATCTATAAACTCGGTAAAATTACCGTCCGAGCAGAAAAGAACAATTTTTCCAGCATCTTTTATAACCGACCATAACTTTTTATATCGAGGGAAAATGTATTTTCGATACCAATCCGGGTGAAAAACCGCGCCTTGTGTCCAGACCATATCGTCATGACAGAGAAACACGGGCGCCGATGTTCTCGACCACGCTATGAAATTTGCCAAAGAAATTTCATAGAAGCCTTCGAGCACCCTATCAAAGCGGTCATAATCCAGAGGTGCGGACGACAAAAACATCTCCCAGCCAAACGCATGAATACATGCGGAGAAAAGCGTCTTATAATAACCTCCGGGGACTACCTGGTTGGGATATGCTGCCTGAGCATTCTGCCAAGCGTTTTCGAAAAAAGCCGTGCGCTCATTTATGTCAGGAATGCCGTACTCCTTAACTGGGTCAAAGCTAAGAACATCCTCTGGCGTCTCAAATGGACAGTAAACATTTGGGTCATAATCAGTGCCGTCTTGCTGGAAAACCGCGTGCCCCATGCTTGTCCGTCGACCTTTCCATTCAGGGCCATCATTTGCACTCCAGATAAAATCATAACCGACTGCGTCGTAGAACTTCCGCCAGCCTTCTCCATTTTCTCTGGGATCCACCCCAGTAATTGCCTTCACAAGCAAGGGATGTGAACAGTACTCCGTATGCCCCACCCGCTCTGGCATCTCAAGATTAATCGCTTTCCATCC carries:
- a CDS encoding uroporphyrinogen decarboxylase family protein → MSYEIGWKAINLEMPERVGHTEYCSHPLLVKAITGVDPRENGEGWRKFYDAVGYDFIWSANDGPEWKGRRTSMGHAVFQQDGTDYDPNVYCPFETPEDVLSFDPVKEYGIPDINERTAFFENAWQNAQAAYPNQVVPGGYYKTLFSACIHAFGWEMFLSSAPLDYDRFDRVLEGFYEISLANFIAWSRTSAPVFLCHDDMVWTQGAVFHPDWYRKYIFPRYKKLWSVIKDAGKIVLFCSDGNFTEFIDDIAEAGADGFIFEPLTDLEVVVRKYGQTKVIIGNVDTRILTFGDREAIRNEVERCMNLGKPCPGFFIAVGNHIPHNVPIENALYYFELVEKLGKR